The following coding sequences are from one Daphnia pulex isolate KAP4 chromosome 11, ASM2113471v1 window:
- the LOC124207490 gene encoding serine/threonine-protein kinase DDB_G0283821-like isoform X2 yields MAQPENMSVCQATCIKGTETSYLRKERLGKGNFGIVFRGSHQGEEVAVKRLELDRLDQEDREVKLQIKLEHENVLKILAVDEDDDYRYIVLELCAGTLGDVINKNYNGPALPPDQEVLYEITRGLDYIHSKKLIHRDIKPENILVSLTGHMKLSDFGLSKQISNQGTCSMSGIKGTRSWMAPEFYDNVKKATPKCDVFPCGCVFFVFLTRDNGGIHPFGDSKDSMQIQLNIREGKPVNIEKLNSDHFAFSFVTNMIERDPVKRISLQEIKNKLRSIIEDFPQMTINHARENNATWATIYEPIYASGSFKNVYKGKYTEGERAGEDCVGKSFISGSVFERSFFKSEHKVVRKALEIINNFNKQRVINQTIWLIKPGIWSCKSGSKRKAEKMLIEPMISNFEKFNSNTGWTPEESSPWSDKMQALSHYSYHSTNRHLLLCDLQGGVIENGAVLTDPIIMSSTREYGPTDLGDEGISTFFVYHRCNKFCDSKWMIPNDKKTYFEKRQGSSMDLGKKLTKLKLVNQTPGEMIF; encoded by the exons ATGGCTCAGCCTGAAAACATGTCAGTGTGTCAAGCAACTTGTATCAAGGGAACTGAAACGAGTTACCTGAGAAAGGAGAGACTTGGTAAAGGCAATTTTGGCATCGTTTTTCGTGGTTCTCACCAAGGCGAGGAAGTTGCGGTCAAAAGACTCGAGTTAGACAGATTGGATCAAGAAGACCGTGAAGTCAAATTGCAGATAAAACTTGAGCACGAAAATGTACTCAAAATTTTAGCAGTTGATGAAGACGATGACTACAG ATACATCGTACTGGAATTATGTGCGGGAACACTGGGCGACGTtattaacaaaaattacaacGGTCCAGCGCTACCGCCGGATCAAGAAGTCCTGTACGAAATCACAAGAGGCCTTGATTACATCCACTCGAAAAAACTTATCCATCGGGACATCAAAcctgaaaatattttggtttcattGACAGGCCACATGAAACTATCAGACTTCGGTTTGAGTAAACAAATCAGCAATCAAGGTACGTGTTCCATGAGTGGAATTAAAGGGACTCGTTCATGGATGGCTCCGGAATTTTACGACAATGTCAAGAAAGCAACTCCAAAATGTGACGTTTTCCCGTGCGGttgcgtcttttttgttttcctcacGCGTGATAATGGTGGGATCCACCCCTTTGGCGATAGTAAGGATTCAATGCAGATACAGTTAAACATTCGAGAGGGTAAACCAGTAAACATCGAGA AGTTAAATTCTGATCACTTTGCGTTTTCCTTCGTTACCAATATGATTGAACGTGATCCGGTAAAAAGAATATCTCTTCAAGAGATTAAAAATAAGTTACGAAGTATTATCGAGGATTTTCCACAAATGACTATAAATCatgcaagagaaaacaatgcTACCTGGGCAACAATTTACGAGCCAATCTACGCAAGTggttcattcaaaaatgtcTACAAAGGAAAATATACTGAAGGAGAAAGAGCCGGTGAAGACTGCGTTGGAAAATCCTTCATATCCGGTAGCGTTTTTGAAAGATCCTTCTTTAAATCAGAACATAAAGTGGTGAGAAAAGCACTTGAAATCATTAACAACTTCAACAAGCAAAGAGTTATTAACCAGACTATCTGGCTCATTAAACCAGGGATCTGGAGCTGTAAATCaggttcaaaaagaaaagctgaaaaaatgttaattgagcccatgatttcaaatttcgaaaaGTTCAACTCAAATACGGGTTGGACTCCTGAAGAATCGTCTCCTTGGAGTGATAAGATGCAAGCTCTAAGTCACTACTCATATCACTCAACTAATCGGCATTTGCTCCTTTGCGATCTCCAAGGTGGAGTGATCGAAAATGGCGCTGTATTAACTGATCCCATTATCATGTCAAGTACCAGGGAATATGGACCGACAGACCTAGGCGATGAAGGGATTTCTACCTTCTTTGTTTACCACAGATGCAACAAATTTTGTGATTCAAAATGGATGATTCcaaacgataaaaaaacatatttcgaAAAGCGTCAAGGTTCTTCAATGGACCTCGGTAAAAAACTGACGAAACTGAAACTTGTCAATCAAACTCCAGGAGAAATGATTTTCTGA
- the LOC124207500 gene encoding F-box-like/WD repeat-containing protein TBL1XR1, translated as MAEAVNSPGRGFFKEVEFSLTSEMDVRSASFHPIDPVLACGLVRGGLVFLRGSNHTMPFEDWEIETKRYRYARTILVVQWNTDGTKVAAGSDDGTVIIWSYPGDGKQVFRRIGRSNFPLIIWNPFNRDMLASYNNAVDTKQVMIANSTTENPLTHTIKLIFNCHTVAWNSHNQLACGYDDGTFEIHEIKLNNSQMKSRIVQKIRHDLDDDGPKRYFFINDFQMKTQNFVTSIARNEKLNLLASGGIDRRVKIWSLGSNDPILVLELDSSCRNLVWSSDIEDNTTRKTFIACGLENGNVVIWYPFERENQTRKLTGHDQIYQLLLSPDGRYLASTDYHMKLIIWSTKSWRSVYILPPSGYTYPYVMTWDVASCKLGISERIGVRQFKVIEYVDAEKCCAGCKKTSQNLKRCARCSSIFYCGRECQRSHWPQHKLVCNQNE; from the exons ATGGCAGAGGCTGTAAATTCGCCAGGGAGAG GTTTTTTCAAAGAAGTTGAGTTCTCATTAACAAGCGAAATGGATGTGAGAAGTGCAAGTTTCCATCCAATCGATCCTGTTCTGGCGTGCGGCTTAGTAAGAGGAGGATTAGTTTTCCTTCGCGGATCTAATCACACCATGCCGTTTGAAGATTGGGAGATTGAAACCAAACGATACCGATATGCAAGGACAATTTTAGTCGTCCAATGGAAC ACCGATGGAACTAAAGTAGCTGCTGGCTCCGATGATGGCACTGTCATCATTTGGTCTTATCCAGGGGACGGCAAACAAGTATTTCGGAGAATTGGACGATCAAATTTCCCATTAATTATTTGGAATCCATTTAACCGAGATATGTTGGCTAGTTATAACAATGCG GTGGACACCAAACAGGTGATGATTGCCAATTCGACTACTGAAAACCCCCTCACCCATACCATCAAATTAATCTTCAACTGTCATACCGTGGCCTGGAACTCGCACAATCAACTCGCCTGTGGTTATGACGATGGGACGTTTGAAATtcacgaaataaaattgaataatagTCAAATGAAAAGCCGAATAGTCCAGAAAATCAGACACGACctggatgatgatgggccTAAAAgatacttttttattaatgacttccaaatgaaaacacaaaattttgtAACGAGTATCGCCAGGAACGAAAAATTGAATCTTTTGGCTTCAGGTGGAATAGACCGACGAGTCAAG ATTTGGTCGTTGGGCAGTAACGATCCCATCCTTGTGCTAGAGCTCGATTCGAGTTGTAGAAATTTGGTGTGGAGTTCCGACATCGAGGACAACACGAcgagaaaaacttttattgcatG CGGATTAGAAAATGGAAACGTTGTGATTTGGTATCCGTTTGAACGTGAAAATCAGACACGAAAACTAACAGGACATGATCAGATTTATCAATTATTACTTTCACCCGACGGGCGCTATCTCGCCTCAACTGACTATCACATGAAATTGATTATCTGGTCTACCAAG AGTTGGAGGAGTGTGTACATTTTACCCCCATCCGGGTATACGTATCCATACGTGATGACATGGGACGTGGCTAGTTGCAAGTTAGGAATTTCAGAACGAATTGGCGTTAGAcag TTCAAAGTGATTGAATACGTCGATGCTGAAAAATGCTGTGCTGGTTGCAAGAAAACTTCTCAAAATCTGAAACGTTGCGCCCGCTGCAGTTCAATCTTCTATTGCGGCAGGGAATGTCAGCGTTCACACTGGCCCCAACACAAACTTGTttgcaatcaaaatgaataa
- the LOC124207492 gene encoding cell division control protein 7-like isoform X1 yields the protein MAAYKKIGDTGIQYAKEDVLGRGTFGIVYLGIFNEEKIAVKKILLNLSEKEGREVDLQKNLSHENVLKICRVVEDDDFRYIVLELCAGTLSEVIENSYKGPALPSDKMVLYQIADGLDYIHSNKLIHRDIKPENILISMAGKMKLSDFGLSKQISTRGTCSISGIKGTLLWMAPEFFENIEKATPKCDIFPCGCVFFVFLTRENGGIHPFGDTNDPLQIQFNIREGKPVNIEKLNSDHFALLFVRKMIERDPSKRISLQMVKNELKSIIFDFPQLTNNYTRENNATKATVYDPIFASGSFKKIRKGKYTQGERAGEACVSKTFISGSVFEDSYFQAELKVVEKALEIINNFNKQRVINQTIWLNKPEIWTGAPGSKGEGKKMLTEPMISNFEKFNSNTGWTPEESSPWSDKMQALSHYSYHTTNRHLLLCDLQGGVIENGAVITDPIIMSSTREYGPTDLGDEGISNFFAYHTCNIFCDSKWIIPHNNKTYFEKWKGSSMVLSTKLTELKLVNQIPEQIYGVIETQNGNKSRKS from the exons ATGGCGgcctataaaaaaattggtgaCACCGGAATCCAATACGCTAAAGAAGATGTACTCGGCAGAGGCACATTTGGTATTGTCTATCTTGGTATTttcaacgaagaaaaaattgcaGTCAAGAAAATCTTATTAAACCTATCGGAAAAAGAAGGGCGCGAGGTCGACTTACAAAAAAACCTTAGTCACGAAAATGTTCTGAAAATTTGCAGAGTCGTAGAAGACGATGACTTCAG ATACATCGTACTGGAACTGTGTGCAGGAACACTAAGTGAGGTGATTGAAAATTCGTACAAAGGACCCGCCCTGCCATCTGATAAAATGGTTTTATACCAAATTGCCGATGGCCTTGACTACATCCACTCGAATAAACTGATCCATCGCGACATCAAacctgaaaatattttgatttccatGGCaggcaaaatgaaattgtcagATTTCGGATTGAGTAAACAGATCAGCACTCGAGGAACGTGTTCCATTAGTGGAATAAAAGGAACCCTTTTATGGATGGCACCGGAATTCTTTGAAAATATCGAGAAAGCAACTCCGAAATGTGATATTTTTCCGTGCGGttgcgtcttttttgttttcctcacTCGCGAAAATGGTGGGATCCATCCCTTTGGCGATACTAACGATCCTTTGCAGATACAGTTCAACATTCGAGAGGGTAAACCAGTAAACATCGAGA agTTAAATTCTGATCACTTTGCGCTTTTGTTTGTTCGCAAAATGATTGAACGAGATCCGTCAAAAAGAATATCTCTGCAGATGGTTAAAAACGAGCTAAAGAGTATTATTTTCGATTTCCCCCAATTAACTAATAATTATACAAGAGAAAACAATGCTACCAAGGCAACAGTTTACGATCCAATTTTCGCAAGtggttcattcaaaaaaatccgaaaaggGAAGTATACTCAAGGAGAAAGAGCCGGTGAAGCTTGCGTTAGCAAAACCTTTATATCTGGCAGCGTTTTTGAAGATTCCTACTTTCAAGCAGAACTCAAAGTGGTGGAAAAAGCACTTGAAATCATCAACAACTTTAACAAGCAAAGAGTTATTAACCAGACTATCTGGCTCAACAAACCAGAGATCTGGACCGGTGCACCAGGTTCAAAAggagaaggtaaaaaaatgttaactgagcccatgatttcaaatttcgaaaaGTTCAACTCAAATACGGGATGGACTCCTGAAGAATCGTCTCCTTGGAGTGATAAGATGCAAGCTCTAAGTCACTACTCATATCACACAACTAATCGGCATTTGCTCCTTTGCGATCTCCAAGGTGGAGTGATTGAAAATGGCGCTGTCATTACAGATCCCATTATCATGTCAAGTACCAGGGAATATGGACCGACAGACCTCGGCGACGAAGGGATTTCTAACTTCTTTGCTTACCACACATGCAATATATTTTGCGATTCGAAATGGATAATTCcacacaataacaaaacataTTTCGAGAAGTGGAAAGGTTCTTCAATGGTTCTCTCTACAAAACTGACGGAACTTAAACTTGTCAATCAAATTCCAGAACAAATTTATGGAGTTATTGAAACACAAAACGGGaacaagtcaagaaaaagttaa
- the LOC124207492 gene encoding serine/threonine-protein kinase/endoribonuclease IRE1-like isoform X2, producing the protein MAAYKKIGDTGIQYAKEDVLGRGTFGIVYLGIFNEEKIAVKKILLNLSEKEGREVDLQKNLSHENVLKICRVVEDDDFRYIVLELCAGTLSEVIENSYKGPALPSDKMVLYQIADGLDYIHSNKLIHRDIKPENILISMAGKMKLSDFGLSKQISTRGTCSISGIKGTLLWMAPEFFENIEKATPKCDIFPCGCVFFVFLTRENGGIHPFGDTNDPLQIQFNIREGKPVNIEKLNSDHFALLFVRKMIERDPSKRISLQMVKNELKSIIFDFPQLTNNYTRENNATKATVYDPIFASGSFKKIRKGKYTQGERAGEACVSKTFISGSVFEDSYFQAELKVVEKALEIINNFNKQRVINQTIWLNKPEIWTGAPGSKGEGGVIENGAVITDPIIMSSTREYGPTDLGDEGISNFFAYHTCNIFCDSKWIIPHNNKTYFEKWKGSSMVLSTKLTELKLVNQIPEQIYGVIETQNGNKSRKS; encoded by the exons ATGGCGgcctataaaaaaattggtgaCACCGGAATCCAATACGCTAAAGAAGATGTACTCGGCAGAGGCACATTTGGTATTGTCTATCTTGGTATTttcaacgaagaaaaaattgcaGTCAAGAAAATCTTATTAAACCTATCGGAAAAAGAAGGGCGCGAGGTCGACTTACAAAAAAACCTTAGTCACGAAAATGTTCTGAAAATTTGCAGAGTCGTAGAAGACGATGACTTCAG ATACATCGTACTGGAACTGTGTGCAGGAACACTAAGTGAGGTGATTGAAAATTCGTACAAAGGACCCGCCCTGCCATCTGATAAAATGGTTTTATACCAAATTGCCGATGGCCTTGACTACATCCACTCGAATAAACTGATCCATCGCGACATCAAacctgaaaatattttgatttccatGGCaggcaaaatgaaattgtcagATTTCGGATTGAGTAAACAGATCAGCACTCGAGGAACGTGTTCCATTAGTGGAATAAAAGGAACCCTTTTATGGATGGCACCGGAATTCTTTGAAAATATCGAGAAAGCAACTCCGAAATGTGATATTTTTCCGTGCGGttgcgtcttttttgttttcctcacTCGCGAAAATGGTGGGATCCATCCCTTTGGCGATACTAACGATCCTTTGCAGATACAGTTCAACATTCGAGAGGGTAAACCAGTAAACATCGAGA agTTAAATTCTGATCACTTTGCGCTTTTGTTTGTTCGCAAAATGATTGAACGAGATCCGTCAAAAAGAATATCTCTGCAGATGGTTAAAAACGAGCTAAAGAGTATTATTTTCGATTTCCCCCAATTAACTAATAATTATACAAGAGAAAACAATGCTACCAAGGCAACAGTTTACGATCCAATTTTCGCAAGtggttcattcaaaaaaatccgaaaaggGAAGTATACTCAAGGAGAAAGAGCCGGTGAAGCTTGCGTTAGCAAAACCTTTATATCTGGCAGCGTTTTTGAAGATTCCTACTTTCAAGCAGAACTCAAAGTGGTGGAAAAAGCACTTGAAATCATCAACAACTTTAACAAGCAAAGAGTTATTAACCAGACTATCTGGCTCAACAAACCAGAGATCTGGACCGGTGCACCAGGTTCAAAAggagaag GTGGAGTGATTGAAAATGGCGCTGTCATTACAGATCCCATTATCATGTCAAGTACCAGGGAATATGGACCGACAGACCTCGGCGACGAAGGGATTTCTAACTTCTTTGCTTACCACACATGCAATATATTTTGCGATTCGAAATGGATAATTCcacacaataacaaaacataTTTCGAGAAGTGGAAAGGTTCTTCAATGGTTCTCTCTACAAAACTGACGGAACTTAAACTTGTCAATCAAATTCCAGAACAAATTTATGGAGTTATTGAAACACAAAACGGGaacaagtcaagaaaaagttaa